The following are encoded together in the Kribbella voronezhensis genome:
- a CDS encoding peroxiredoxin, producing the protein MTAAVPGVGSQAPDFVARNQHGESLRLSDFRGRRDVVLVFYPYAFSGVCTSELTALRDRPDLAAAAEVLAVSCDPMYTLRAYADSTGLEFGLLSDFWPHGAIASQYGVFDADRGCAARGTFVIDQAGVIRWSIVKPISEARDPDDYLRALAELHPGLG; encoded by the coding sequence GTGACCGCTGCCGTCCCTGGGGTCGGCAGCCAGGCACCGGACTTCGTCGCCCGCAACCAGCACGGCGAATCCCTCCGGCTCTCGGACTTCCGGGGCCGGCGGGACGTCGTGCTGGTGTTCTACCCGTATGCCTTCAGCGGGGTGTGCACGAGCGAACTGACGGCCCTGCGCGACCGGCCGGACCTGGCGGCCGCCGCGGAGGTCCTGGCTGTCTCCTGCGACCCGATGTACACGCTGCGGGCGTACGCCGACTCCACCGGACTCGAGTTCGGCCTGCTGAGCGATTTCTGGCCGCACGGCGCCATCGCTTCGCAGTACGGGGTCTTCGACGCCGACCGGGGCTGTGCGGCCCGCGGGACGTTCGTGATCGACCAGGCCGGGGTGATCCGGTGGTCGATCGTCAAACCGATCTCCGAGGCACGCGACCCGGACGACTACCTGAGGGCCTTGGCGGAACTTCACCCAGGTCTCGGATAG
- a CDS encoding DUF3052 domain-containing protein, translating into MSATADHADGKRGEPNMAARLGLESGWVVQELGYDDDCDDDFRDAIQELTGEPFVGEETDEVVDAVLLWFREDDGDLVDAFFDVLTDLKAGGVVWLMTPKVGREGYVDASEIAEAAPTAGLSTTSSLTPTEDWSATKLMMPKSPRVKK; encoded by the coding sequence GTGAGCGCGACCGCGGACCACGCGGACGGCAAGCGCGGCGAGCCGAACATGGCCGCCCGGCTCGGCTTGGAAAGCGGCTGGGTCGTGCAGGAACTCGGCTACGACGACGACTGCGACGACGATTTCCGGGACGCCATCCAGGAACTGACCGGCGAGCCCTTCGTCGGGGAGGAGACGGACGAGGTCGTCGACGCCGTTCTGCTCTGGTTCCGGGAGGACGACGGCGACCTGGTGGACGCCTTTTTCGACGTGCTGACCGACCTGAAGGCCGGCGGCGTGGTGTGGCTGATGACTCCCAAGGTCGGCCGCGAGGGCTACGTCGACGCCAGCGAGATCGCCGAGGCAGCACCGACCGCCGGACTGTCCACGACCAGCAGCCTGACCCCGACCGAGGACTGGTCGGCCACGAAGCTGATGATGCCGAAGTCGCCCCGGGTCAAGAAGTGA